CATTGCCCGGACCCTCCGCCTGCGACAGAGAGGAGAACAGGGTGCCTGCTGTGAAAATGCTGATAACCAGTGCCAGTGTTGTTTTTTTCATCTTGATGTCCTCAGTTTGGCCGACGGCCTGACCGCTGCCGTTCACCGCACTATCGGACATTCGTCAACACTTCCGTATCGCTTCAACTCCGAAAACGACCGGATTAGCACTAACTTTGCTCTGGCTTAACACAGTCCTGACGCACCCTGCACAGTGTGGAGATTAGTTATTCAGCTGATAGTCCAGCGTGATCTCAGTATTGAGCAGCTTCGAGATCGGGCAGCCGGCTTTGGCCTGCTGAATAATCTTGTCAAACTCGGCTTTATCGATACCCGGCAGCGTCACTTTGCTCTCCAGCGCCACTCTGGTAATGCCGAAACCGCCATCCACTTTATCCAGCGACACGTCAGCGGTGGTATCAATGCTTTCAGGCGTATGGCCGGCCTCACCCAGCATCAGCGACAGCGCCATCGAGAAGCAGGCCGCATGGGCCGCCCCAACCAGCTCTTCCGGGTTGGTGCCGGCTTTCCCTTCAAAGCGGGTGTTAAAGCCATAGGGCTGCGCGCTCAGCGCACCGCTCTCGGTACTGATGGTGCCTTTACCGCGTTTGATATCGCCTTCCCAGTGTGCCTGGCCTTTCTTATGAATGGTCATGGTTATCCTCCGTTAGTTAACATCAGCTACCAGTATAGACACTCTGCATATTCTCACCGGCGACCGCCCGTTTTACAGACGATTCCGGCTACATTCCGCCCCTGCATACGCGGGTATCCCACCCTGCTTCTGCACCTGCACCTGCACCTGCACCTGCTCCTGCTCCTGCTCCTGCAACATGGCGTAATAGCGCCAGGGGCAAGACCTCATCCGCGCGCGACCCGGGCCAGCAACAGCCGCTGGCCGCAGAACGCCATTGCCGTAGCGGGCTGCGGCCAGACGGCCAGCAGTTGATAGCCAGCCTGCTCCAGCTGCTGGCGGCAGCGGGCTTCATCGGCGGCGGCGCTGAACGGGCAGTCGCTGTCACCGACGGCATGTGCCCTGAGCGCGGCAGGCGTCACCCAGTGCAGCGGTCGCTCTGCGCTGTTCTCCAGCAGCAGCGGCGCGCCGGGCTGCAGCCAGCCGTGCAGTTCGCCGAGCAGCTGTTGTGGCGCGCGATGGCTGAACAGGCCGCTGGTCAGCAGAGCCGTATACCGTTCACCGGCCGCCAGCTGCGCCGCCAGCGGCTGCTGCAAATCGATTACCACGGAAGGCGGTGCACCAGGCGGCAGGCCGCGACGGAACGCCAGGGTGTGCCGACAGCCGATTAACAGCGGCGCATCGCTCCCCTGCTCCGCCAGCAGCAGCGGTACAATTTCAGCCAGGATGCCGCTGAAATAGTCGTCAATAATCCCCGGCTGATGCAGCAGCTGATGCAACCCGGGTACTGTTGACGGCAGCAGCACCGGGGCCGCCAGCCAGTCCTCCAGCTGTTCCGGGGTGCTGAACAGCGCTGCGGCCAGCGTATGCCCCTGCTCCAGCCAGCCCATCAGCTGACGCAGGCGGTGTCTGGCGTCATCTGTGCGCTGCTCCAGCGCCCCCAGGTCGGGCG
This portion of the Erwinia sp. E602 genome encodes:
- a CDS encoding OsmC family protein codes for the protein MTIHKKGQAHWEGDIKRGKGTISTESGALSAQPYGFNTRFEGKAGTNPEELVGAAHAACFSMALSLMLGEAGHTPESIDTTADVSLDKVDGGFGITRVALESKVTLPGIDKAEFDKIIQQAKAGCPISKLLNTEITLDYQLNN